In Candidatus Methanosphaera massiliense, the following are encoded in one genomic region:
- a CDS encoding chitobiase/beta-hexosaminidase C-terminal domain-containing protein translates to MKKIFQITIILLLLLCTISAVSADNLENSSNMNKSNSDISSYEKINLEDTEDLNSNMPIREISNKDSKYFHDENFKDNSFSNYEKDNNTSKNIKINKTNNNKTNSNSNITRNSNNAPNVVVHEVSEIRNNTLNITMSSNVEGTIYYTRNGSTPTKNSRVYTNGQVLKIYVKTQIKAIVITKTGITSTPIKYQSAQIITPPVSVVVPTTDLVNNRQNITFKSNWNNVTIYYTTDRSNPKKNNNRIKYTKPFYITRDNTLNYYTIDNLEGYTSTVYTYKTPRYTGQRPVLTVYNTTKLYSNNHQQIMIQSNQPTIIEYYSYKGKNNAVHRKYISEIDTTNDTQLIITGKHKITREMASSIEYTPTKGTRPITNYTYTISIPYQKINKVASDQLKSYLRYMKVPGE, encoded by the coding sequence ATGAAAAAAATATTTCAAATAACCATAATACTATTACTACTTTTATGCACAATTTCTGCTGTATCAGCAGATAATTTAGAAAATTCTAGTAATATGAATAAAAGTAATTCTGATATTTCAAGTTATGAAAAAATTAATTTGGAAGATACTGAGGATTTAAATAGTAATATGCCTATTAGAGAAATCTCAAATAAAGATAGTAAATATTTTCATGATGAAAATTTCAAAGATAATTCATTTTCAAATTATGAAAAAGATAATAATACTTCAAAAAACATTAAAATAAATAAGACAAATAATAACAAGACAAATAGTAATTCAAATATTACACGTAATTCTAATAATGCACCTAACGTTGTAGTTCATGAAGTTAGTGAAATAAGAAACAATACGCTTAATATTACAATGTCCAGTAATGTAGAAGGTACCATCTATTATACTCGTAATGGATCAACACCAACTAAAAATAGCCGTGTGTATACCAATGGACAAGTATTAAAGATATATGTGAAAACTCAAATTAAAGCAATAGTTATTACTAAAACAGGAATAACATCCACACCTATAAAATATCAATCCGCACAAATAATAACACCTCCTGTTTCTGTAGTTGTTCCTACCACAGATTTAGTCAATAATAGACAAAATATAACATTTAAGTCAAATTGGAATAATGTGACAATATACTACACTACAGATAGATCAAACCCTAAAAAAAATAACAATAGAATTAAGTATACTAAACCTTTCTATATTACCAGAGATAATACTTTAAACTATTATACAATAGATAATTTAGAAGGATATACTTCCACTGTTTACACATATAAAACACCGAGATACACTGGTCAAAGACCAGTATTAACTGTTTATAATACTACAAAACTATATTCAAACAACCATCAACAGATAATGATACAAAGTAACCAGCCTACAATAATAGAATACTATAGCTACAAAGGAAAAAACAATGCAGTACACAGGAAATATATCTCAGAAATAGATACAACAAACGACACACAATTAATAATAACAGGTAAACATAAAATAACAAGAGAAATGGCATCATCCATTGAATACACGCCAACAAAAGGAACAAGACCAATAACAAATTACACATACACAATATCCATACCCTACCAAAAAATAAATAAAGTTGCTAGTGATCAACTCAAAAGTTATCTAAGATATATGAAAGTACCTGGAGAATAA
- a CDS encoding DUF368 domain-containing protein has protein sequence MGTSDIMPGISGGTIALITGIYDKLISSISNIKLLFLKPLLKGDINGFKNQLLEEVDFEFFIPLILGIGIAMIIMAGIINFLLTDYAGFTYSFFAGLILASIYILYKQLDAFNIKVILITVIFAILGYVFVGLNPVQTAHSLPVLFVSGFIAICAMLLPGISGSSLLLLLGQYEYMINALHTLAMADIIVFIVGAILGFMGMSRVIKYLLENHKLSTVAALIGIMLGSMRVPLQEIVGVPMTSIPICIIIGIIGMAIVLVVELNSNYELI, from the coding sequence ATGGGTACATCAGATATCATGCCGGGAATTTCAGGTGGAACAATAGCACTTATCACAGGAATATATGATAAGTTGATTAGTTCAATAAGTAATATTAAATTACTTTTCTTAAAGCCATTATTAAAGGGTGATATAAATGGTTTTAAGAACCAGTTATTAGAAGAAGTAGATTTTGAATTTTTTATACCTCTAATATTAGGTATTGGTATAGCTATGATAATCATGGCGGGCATAATTAATTTCTTATTAACTGATTACGCAGGATTTACATATTCCTTTTTTGCAGGATTAATTCTAGCATCAATATACATATTATATAAACAATTAGATGCATTTAACATAAAAGTTATACTAATAACAGTGATATTTGCAATTCTAGGATATGTATTTGTAGGATTAAATCCAGTGCAGACAGCACATTCACTACCTGTTCTATTTGTATCAGGATTCATAGCTATATGTGCTATGTTACTACCAGGAATATCAGGCTCTTCATTACTATTACTACTAGGACAATATGAATACATGATAAATGCATTACATACCCTAGCAATGGCTGATATCATAGTGTTTATTGTGGGAGCTATCCTAGGATTTATGGGAATGTCAAGAGTAATTAAATATCTATTAGAAAATCATAAATTATCAACAGTTGCAGCACTTATTGGTATAATGCTAGGTTCAATGAGAGTACCACTCCAGGAAATTGTAGGAGTACCAATGACATCAATACCAATATGTATAATCATAGGAATAATAGGAATGGCAATTGTATTAGTAGTAGAACTAAACTCAAACTATGAATTAATTTAA
- a CDS encoding 50S ribosomal protein L39e encodes MSKNKQLPKKIRLAKKTKQNRRVPIFAMMKTSRKLRTHPKARQWSRSKIKV; translated from the coding sequence ATGAGTAAAAATAAACAATTACCTAAAAAAATAAGATTAGCTAAAAAAACAAAACAGAACAGAAGAGTTCCTATCTTCGCAATGATGAAAACATCAAGAAAACTAAGAACTCATCCAAAAGCTAGACAATGGAGTAGAAGCAAAATTAAAGTATAA
- the pfdA gene encoding prefoldin subunit alpha, producing MDDRQRLEQMVTEINQLQKQGETIAQQLEQLNASLADIRSAYDAVDNMAGSVGKETLLPIGAGCFVKAELKSEDVIVGVGSSVAIKKTREETLSTLKQDREEVEKLIKTLTEQLENINKYITEKRPEAEKLMRETGVQQ from the coding sequence ATGGATGATAGACAAAGATTAGAACAAATGGTTACAGAAATTAATCAATTACAAAAACAGGGCGAAACAATCGCCCAACAACTTGAACAGCTAAATGCATCATTAGCTGATATTAGATCTGCTTACGATGCTGTTGATAACATGGCTGGCTCAGTAGGTAAAGAAACATTATTACCAATTGGTGCTGGATGTTTTGTTAAAGCAGAACTTAAATCTGAAGATGTTATAGTAGGAGTAGGTTCTAGCGTAGCAATCAAAAAAACAAGAGAAGAAACTTTATCAACACTTAAACAAGATCGTGAAGAAGTAGAAAAACTCATTAAAACATTAACTGAACAATTAGAAAACATTAACAAGTACATTACAGAGAAAAGACCTGAAGCAGAAAAATTAATGAGAGAAACTGGAGTACAACAATAG
- a CDS encoding 30S ribosomal protein S19e encodes MTTAFDVPADSLISAVSKELKENDKINAPAWTLFVKTGVHKERRPEDPDWWYVRTAALLRRVYVDGPVGISRLQTKYGGNKDRGTNPEKFRKGSGSIIRTALQQLEDAGYVQQTEEGRIVTPAGQSYLDKKSAELVKDIPELSKY; translated from the coding sequence ATGACAACAGCATTTGATGTACCTGCTGACAGTTTAATTAGCGCAGTAAGTAAAGAATTAAAAGAAAATGATAAAATAAACGCACCTGCATGGACTTTATTTGTTAAAACAGGTGTTCACAAAGAACGCAGACCAGAAGACCCAGACTGGTGGTATGTTAGAACCGCTGCATTACTCAGAAGAGTATATGTGGATGGTCCTGTAGGAATTAGCAGATTACAAACTAAATATGGTGGCAACAAAGATAGAGGAACCAACCCTGAAAAATTCAGAAAAGGTAGTGGATCTATCATAAGAACCGCATTACAACAGTTAGAAGATGCTGGATACGTACAACAAACCGAAGAAGGAAGAATTGTTACACCAGCAGGCCAATCATACTTAGATAAAAAATCAGCTGAATTAGTTAAAGATATTCCAGAATTATCAAAATACTAA
- a CDS encoding MBL fold metallo-hydrolase has translation MYEKIKDSLYKIKTERPSCTSYLILDDQKNILIDPGLYQKYPILKENLEEIGVSPEDIDIVLNTHEHADHIGANKYFQNYSMIMAHRYAATKIIYQDKEILHCRGNDHDLKGYEVHSWLENNSVIELGDWFIRTIYTPGHTSGCVCFYEPRKRLLFTGDTVFARGKISDTGTSGSYGEYINSLSILRTLKVDMILPGHGSISSKVDEDINEAIDNASKRRERSL, from the coding sequence ATGTATGAGAAAATAAAAGATTCATTATACAAGATTAAAACAGAAAGACCTAGTTGTACAAGTTATTTAATATTAGATGATCAGAAGAATATTCTGATTGACCCTGGATTATACCAGAAATATCCTATTCTTAAAGAAAATTTAGAAGAAATAGGTGTTAGTCCGGAAGATATTGATATTGTTCTTAATACCCACGAGCATGCTGATCATATTGGTGCTAACAAATACTTCCAGAATTATAGTATGATTATGGCACATAGATATGCTGCTACTAAAATAATTTATCAAGACAAAGAGATTCTGCATTGTCGTGGAAATGATCATGATTTAAAAGGATATGAGGTACATTCATGGTTAGAAAATAATAGTGTAATAGAATTAGGGGACTGGTTTATAAGAACTATATATACTCCAGGACATACTTCTGGCTGTGTATGTTTCTATGAACCAAGAAAAAGATTATTATTTACTGGTGATACTGTATTTGCTAGAGGCAAAATATCAGATACAGGTACATCAGGCAGTTATGGTGAATATATAAATAGTTTATCTATATTAAGAACATTGAAAGTAGATATGATACTTCCAGGTCATGGCTCAATATCATCCAAAGTAGATGAGGATATTAATGAAGCTATAGATAATGCTAGTAAAAGAAGAGAACGGTCCCTGTAG
- a CDS encoding dCTP deaminase, translating into MLGEEELLKLFPEYSDSIQPSGIDLKMDKLYKQVGSGSLLDNHKNLPDLKEVECENNIYTLEPKTAYSVTIEGKINIPKGYTMLYLPRSTLLRSFVSVHTAVGDPGFYGTLQFLIVNNGEYPYKIKKGERIAQAVVFPVKGSGEYNGSYQEEKGE; encoded by the coding sequence ATGTTAGGCGAAGAAGAATTACTAAAATTATTTCCAGAATACTCAGATTCAATACAGCCATCAGGCATAGACCTTAAAATGGATAAATTATACAAACAAGTAGGATCAGGCTCCCTACTAGACAATCATAAAAATCTCCCCGATCTTAAAGAAGTAGAATGTGAAAATAACATATACACACTAGAGCCTAAAACAGCATACAGCGTCACAATAGAAGGTAAAATTAACATACCAAAAGGTTATACAATGCTATATCTTCCACGTTCAACACTGCTACGCTCATTCGTATCAGTCCATACTGCTGTAGGAGACCCAGGATTCTATGGAACATTACAATTTTTAATAGTAAACAATGGAGAGTATCCATACAAAATAAAAAAAGGTGAACGTATAGCACAGGCCGTAGTATTTCCAGTAAAAGGATCCGGAGAATATAACGGATCATACCAAGAAGAAAAAGGTGAATAA
- a CDS encoding thiamine pyrophosphate-binding protein — protein MNINIAEYLVNKLEENGVKYVFGYPGEQVLPIYEALRKSKIKHVLMRHEQAAAHAADAYARITGNYGVCLATAGPGAMNLVMGVSAAYKDNVPLLVITGDVPKTVKGQDTFQDLDLNCVFKPITIKSFNSTTSEKIENNISEIFSRNSEGITGPYHLNIPKDVQKKQLNIDHKVITNQKIKAPSEYDIKHILKLIEESKKPLIILGSGIIYSDAIDEVNEFVNKTKIPVTTTYPARGIIPEDNPKNLGLIGNRGTAKANYASENADLIIALATRLCDRTISHINTDNIIQVNTNKEQNNAKYFYNNNVNEFLHELNKQELPITDNTWKTRIDNQKENTKKTYAETEYLHPEKVVQSILKKADDNTTIILDAGTTPTYFTINSTLTKHSQMLFSGGLGPMGYSLPASIGASFARPDDIIFATTGDGSIQMTIQELAVISTYKLPIIIFVINNSLLGIIKQWQDMAGIPKYQVDLDNPDFVKLAHAYNIEADDIKSYDELESKLEKAIKAKKPHLFNINVDDLHIPLP, from the coding sequence ATGAATATAAACATAGCTGAATATTTAGTAAATAAATTAGAGGAGAATGGTGTTAAATACGTGTTCGGTTATCCTGGCGAACAAGTACTGCCCATCTATGAAGCTCTAAGAAAATCAAAAATAAAACATGTGCTTATGAGACATGAACAAGCAGCAGCACATGCGGCTGATGCATATGCTCGTATAACTGGTAATTATGGTGTATGCTTAGCAACAGCTGGTCCTGGAGCAATGAATCTTGTAATGGGTGTATCAGCAGCATATAAGGATAATGTACCATTACTAGTTATTACGGGTGATGTTCCAAAAACTGTGAAAGGACAAGATACATTTCAAGACCTGGACTTAAACTGTGTTTTTAAGCCTATCACCATAAAGTCATTTAATTCTACAACATCAGAGAAAATTGAAAATAACATTAGTGAGATTTTTTCACGTAATAGTGAAGGAATTACTGGACCATATCATCTCAATATTCCGAAAGATGTGCAAAAAAAACAATTAAATATAGACCACAAGGTAATAACTAACCAGAAAATAAAAGCCCCATCAGAATATGATATTAAACATATCCTTAAACTAATAGAAGAATCAAAAAAACCATTAATTATACTAGGTTCTGGAATAATATACTCAGATGCAATAGATGAAGTGAATGAATTTGTTAACAAGACAAAAATACCAGTTACAACAACATACCCTGCAAGAGGTATAATACCAGAAGACAATCCTAAAAATCTAGGATTAATAGGAAACAGAGGAACAGCCAAGGCAAACTATGCCTCAGAAAATGCAGACCTGATAATTGCATTGGCAACAAGATTATGTGACAGAACAATAAGTCATATAAATACTGATAATATAATACAGGTAAACACAAATAAAGAACAAAACAATGCCAAATATTTCTACAATAACAATGTAAATGAATTCCTACACGAACTAAACAAACAAGAACTACCAATAACAGACAATACATGGAAAACACGAATAGACAATCAGAAAGAAAATACAAAGAAAACCTATGCTGAGACTGAATACTTACATCCTGAAAAAGTAGTACAGTCAATTCTGAAAAAAGCAGATGATAATACAACAATTATATTAGATGCTGGAACAACACCAACATACTTCACAATAAATTCAACACTAACAAAACATTCACAGATGCTATTTTCCGGTGGATTAGGACCGATGGGCTACTCATTACCTGCAAGTATTGGAGCATCATTTGCAAGACCAGATGATATAATATTTGCCACTACCGGAGATGGGTCAATACAGATGACTATTCAGGAATTAGCTGTGATAAGTACATATAAACTACCAATAATAATATTTGTAATAAATAATAGTCTATTGGGAATAATAAAACAATGGCAGGACATGGCAGGTATACCAAAGTATCAGGTTGACCTTGATAATCCTGATTTTGTAAAACTAGCCCATGCATATAATATTGAAGCAGATGACATAAAATCATATGACGAATTAGAATCAAAACTAGAAAAAGCTATAAAAGCTAAAAAACCTCATTTATTCAATATAAATGTAGATGATCTTCACATACCTCTACCTTAA
- the ftsY gene encoding signal recognition particle-docking protein FtsY — protein sequence MELSLIEGDVAFDVADKIVESMKEDLVGRKIKRRGDMELFTTNALKKAITEIIDNGSYDLLADIEASKQKGEPYKIMFVGINGTGKTTTIAKLARYLEKNGYSSVFGASDTFRAGAIEQLEHHANNLNMKIIKHERNSDPAAVAYDAVEHARATHKDVVLIDTSGRMQTNVNLMDEMKKIKRVSQPDIVIYVGDALMGNDATEQATKFNEVIDIDGIILTKADADAKGGAALSIGHVIHKPILFIGTGQSYDDLMEFKPEWMINQIFDEKAEA from the coding sequence CTGGAATTATCATTAATTGAAGGTGATGTAGCATTTGATGTTGCTGATAAAATAGTAGAATCAATGAAAGAGGACCTTGTTGGTAGAAAAATAAAACGTCGAGGAGATATGGAATTATTCACTACTAATGCTCTTAAAAAGGCTATAACTGAAATTATAGATAATGGTTCATATGATTTATTAGCAGATATTGAAGCATCAAAACAAAAAGGCGAACCATACAAAATCATGTTTGTCGGTATTAACGGTACAGGAAAAACAACAACTATTGCAAAATTAGCAAGGTATCTTGAGAAGAACGGATACTCCTCAGTATTTGGTGCATCTGATACATTCAGAGCAGGAGCTATAGAACAATTAGAACATCATGCAAATAATCTTAACATGAAAATAATTAAACACGAACGTAACTCTGACCCAGCAGCAGTAGCATATGATGCTGTCGAACATGCACGGGCAACACATAAAGATGTTGTATTAATTGATACATCAGGACGTATGCAGACAAATGTTAACCTCATGGATGAAATGAAGAAAATTAAAAGAGTATCTCAACCAGATATTGTTATCTATGTTGGTGATGCTTTAATGGGTAATGATGCTACAGAACAAGCAACTAAGTTTAATGAAGTAATTGATATTGATGGTATCATATTAACCAAGGCAGATGCTGATGCTAAAGGTGGAGCAGCTCTATCTATAGGTCATGTTATTCATAAACCTATATTATTCATTGGTACTGGTCAATCATATGATGATTTAATGGAATTTAAACCAGAATGGATGATTAATCAAATATTTGATGAAAAAGCTGAAGCTTAA
- a CDS encoding translation initiation factor IF-6: protein MIQRFDIDGNPNLGVSILAKDNVAIVSQGLQDSYLKNIEETLSVPIIKTPICGSNLAGALMAGNSNGLLVSPYVFSHELDIIREHDINVEIMPDKLTAIGNIIVANDNGAIINPDLSNRAKKVIRDTLDVEVVPSSIAGLDIVGSAVAATNKGALVHPDASEEELDLVEDVLGVPAEIGTVNRGVKLVGACIIANSNGVIVGNKTTGPELARIDQVFNLFGESL, encoded by the coding sequence ATGATACAAAGATTTGACATTGATGGAAACCCAAATTTAGGTGTTTCAATATTAGCAAAGGATAATGTTGCTATAGTTTCACAGGGACTCCAGGATTCATACTTAAAAAATATTGAAGAAACATTAAGTGTACCAATAATCAAAACACCAATCTGTGGTAGTAATCTAGCAGGAGCATTAATGGCTGGAAATTCTAACGGTCTACTTGTATCACCATATGTCTTTTCACATGAATTAGATATTATTCGTGAACATGATATTAATGTTGAAATTATGCCTGATAAATTAACAGCAATAGGAAATATTATAGTTGCAAATGATAATGGTGCTATAATAAATCCAGACTTATCCAATAGAGCAAAAAAAGTAATTAGAGACACACTTGACGTAGAAGTTGTTCCTAGTTCAATTGCAGGATTAGATATTGTTGGTTCAGCAGTAGCTGCAACAAATAAAGGCGCATTAGTACATCCTGATGCATCTGAAGAGGAATTAGATTTAGTAGAAGATGTTTTAGGAGTACCTGCAGAAATTGGTACAGTTAACCGTGGAGTAAAACTCGTAGGAGCATGTATCATTGCAAATTCTAATGGGGTTATTGTAGGAAATAAAACTACAGGACCCGAACTAGCAAGGATTGATCAAGTATTCAATTTATTTGGGGAATCATTATGA
- a CDS encoding YhbY family RNA-binding protein yields the protein MRNSLNAVELNIGKNGVNDNVIEEIKRQLKNNEIVKIRFSRTVASNKDEFLETIVSQTRSKLVDVRGNVAVLYKRK from the coding sequence ATGAGAAATTCCCTTAATGCAGTTGAACTTAACATTGGTAAAAATGGTGTTAATGATAATGTTATTGAGGAAATTAAACGTCAGCTAAAAAATAATGAGATTGTTAAAATAAGATTTTCTAGAACTGTTGCATCTAATAAGGATGAATTTTTAGAAACTATTGTATCTCAAACAAGATCTAAACTAGTTGATGTTAGGGGTAATGTTGCAGTATTATATAAGAGAAAATAA
- a CDS encoding class I SAM-dependent methyltransferase — protein sequence MSDLREHFNQAADEYDNLITKTLVNYDEMTDALINAIPDQKSPRVLDLGCGTGNITEKVLKRFPDAKITCLDVSDKMIDIAKEKLSDYDNIEYVNGDFTIVDIIDKYDAIISSLALHHIPSDEEKKEMYQHIYDALNVGGVFYNADVIKPNSEYNQILNEKMNDKYMEEHGVSNEQKTSHKQDRENNDVPSTLVTHIKLLEEVGFEQIDVIWKYYANAVYGGTRL from the coding sequence ATGTCTGACTTAAGAGAACATTTTAACCAAGCAGCAGATGAATATGATAATTTAATTACAAAGACGTTAGTAAACTATGATGAAATGACAGATGCATTAATAAATGCTATACCTGATCAGAAAAGTCCAAGAGTTTTAGATCTTGGATGTGGAACAGGTAATATTACAGAAAAAGTTCTAAAAAGATTTCCAGATGCAAAAATTACCTGTTTAGATGTATCTGATAAAATGATAGATATTGCAAAGGAAAAATTATCAGATTATGATAATATTGAATATGTAAATGGTGACTTTACAATTGTAGATATAATCGATAAGTATGATGCAATTATATCATCATTAGCATTACATCATATACCATCCGATGAAGAGAAAAAAGAAATGTATCAACACATCTATGATGCTTTAAATGTTGGTGGAGTATTCTATAATGCAGATGTTATAAAACCTAACAGTGAATATAATCAAATACTCAATGAGAAAATGAATGATAAATATATGGAAGAACATGGAGTATCAAATGAACAAAAAACAAGTCATAAACAAGACAGAGAAAACAATGATGTACCATCAACATTAGTAACTCATATTAAACTATTAGAAGAAGTAGGATTCGAACAGATAGATGTAATTTGGAAATACTATGCTAATGCAGTATATGGTGGAACAAGATTATAA
- a CDS encoding DUF7411 family protein has product MKAAVLYSGGKDSSLMAVILDKLGYDVELVTINFGKFDSSIPARKSAESLGFKHKVIKLDQKILADAVDMIIEDNFPNNGINHIHHTVLEILADDYEVIADGTRREDRIPKLKFSEIQSLEDRKNIQYLNLTGIGYKTINDTSERLFKLQKGESNIHNSSDYEMEIRVLLKEKGYDTDEIFPQHIQSRVIGWRENE; this is encoded by the coding sequence ATGAAGGCAGCTGTATTATATAGCGGTGGAAAAGATAGTTCATTAATGGCCGTGATACTTGATAAACTCGGATATGATGTCGAACTAGTAACCATCAACTTTGGCAAATTTGATTCAAGCATACCTGCAAGAAAATCAGCAGAAAGCCTGGGATTTAAACATAAAGTTATAAAACTAGACCAGAAAATACTGGCTGATGCAGTGGATATGATAATAGAGGATAATTTTCCAAATAATGGGATAAATCATATACATCACACAGTACTGGAAATACTAGCTGATGATTATGAAGTGATAGCCGATGGAACAAGAAGAGAAGATAGAATTCCAAAACTAAAATTCTCAGAAATTCAAAGTCTGGAAGACCGTAAAAACATCCAATACCTAAATCTAACCGGTATAGGCTATAAGACAATTAATGATACTAGTGAAAGATTATTCAAACTCCAAAAAGGAGAAAGTAATATTCATAACAGTTCCGACTATGAAATGGAAATAAGAGTATTATTAAAAGAAAAAGGATACGACACTGATGAAATATTTCCACAGCACATACAATCAAGAGTAATAGGATGGCGTGAAAATGAGTAA
- the rpl18a gene encoding 50S ribosomal protein L18Ae has protein sequence MKTKIFRVKGKLLDIDKTKPFTRELKATKEEDVKEQLLSEFGSKHRLNRSQIIFDDISEITADEVTDPVVRDLI, from the coding sequence ATGAAAACAAAAATATTTAGAGTAAAAGGAAAATTATTAGATATTGATAAAACTAAACCATTTACAAGAGAATTAAAAGCTACAAAAGAAGAAGATGTAAAGGAACAATTACTTTCTGAATTTGGTAGTAAACACAGATTAAACAGAAGTCAAATTATCTTCGACGATATTTCTGAAATAACAGCAGACGAAGTTACAGATCCTGTTGTAAGAGATTTAATATAA
- a CDS encoding 50S ribosomal protein L31e translates to MERIYTIPLRDVKRVPRTKRSPKAMRYIREFIQKHMKTEDVIIDQAVNEKIWERGIEKIPSKIKVKAVEEDGTVEVTLIDE, encoded by the coding sequence ATGGAAAGAATTTACACAATTCCACTAAGAGATGTAAAAAGAGTACCTAGAACAAAGAGGTCACCAAAAGCAATGAGATACATCAGAGAATTCATTCAAAAACATATGAAAACAGAAGATGTTATCATTGATCAAGCAGTTAACGAAAAAATTTGGGAAAGAGGAATTGAAAAAATCCCTTCAAAAATAAAAGTTAAAGCTGTAGAAGAAGATGGAACTGTAGAAGTTACATTAATAGATGAATAG
- a CDS encoding DNA-binding protein, giving the protein MSELDEIKRRRMQQLQQQLAAQQQQGQNLQQIQQEQQMQQKYEEEKKNALRQILTPEARQRLANLRLTKPDFVSAIEMQLIQLAQARRIKIPVSDATLKQILIQATGKKREIHITRK; this is encoded by the coding sequence ATGAGTGAACTTGACGAAATTAAACGTAGAAGAATGCAACAGCTACAACAACAATTAGCTGCTCAACAACAGCAAGGTCAAAACCTTCAACAAATCCAACAAGAGCAACAAATGCAACAAAAATATGAGGAAGAGAAGAAAAACGCGTTGAGACAAATCCTAACACCTGAAGCACGTCAAAGACTCGCAAACTTACGATTAACAAAACCGGATTTTGTAAGTGCAATAGAAATGCAACTGATACAATTAGCTCAGGCTAGACGTATAAAAATACCAGTATCTGATGCAACATTAAAACAAATATTAATACAAGCTACTGGTAAAAAACGTGAAATTCATATCACAAGAAAATAA
- a CDS encoding ribonuclease P protein component 4, whose translation MQILFEQAENEFSDHPERSDRYVKLTRDISTKYNIPLPDYWRGRFCKNCNKFLKPGINLRVRLSNKTITRKCLECGNLTKVPYTHKKN comes from the coding sequence ATGCAGATACTGTTTGAACAAGCAGAGAATGAATTTTCTGATCACCCAGAACGATCTGATCGTTATGTTAAGCTAACTCGTGATATCTCTACTAAATATAATATACCGTTACCTGATTATTGGCGAGGAAGGTTTTGTAAAAATTGTAATAAATTCCTAAAACCAGGAATTAACTTAAGAGTAAGACTTTCAAATAAAACCATTACAAGAAAATGTCTTGAATGTGGTAATTTAACGAAAGTGCCATACACTCATAAGAAAAATTAG